Proteins encoded by one window of Chanos chanos chromosome 7, fChaCha1.1, whole genome shotgun sequence:
- the junba gene encoding junB proto-oncogene, AP-1 transcription factor subunit a, whose translation MSTKMEQPFYHDDSFLSAYGHSDAGLHDYKILKQNMNLGFAEPYRNLKTLRTESDFYPSANGDVGSLKLASPELERLIIQNGNGVITTPSPGQYLYSRGITEEQEGFADGFVKALDELHKMNQMAPPNVSIGAGGVSSCSVPSSVFGSSLPPETPVYTTLNSCTPNTSLTPANYPTATISYLPHHQQYPHHQATTHPSHHFQHSLSGSALHPQRLLALKEEPQTVPDLQSSDGSPPMSPIDMETQERIKAERKRLRNRLAATKCRRRKLERISRLEDKVKVLKSDNAGLSNTASLLREQVAQLKQKVMTHVSSGCQLMITPKIKSY comes from the coding sequence ATGTCAACAAAAATGGAGCAACCGTTTTATCATGACGACTCGTTTCTCTCTGCTTATGGCCATTCAGACGCTGGGCTGCACGACTACAAGATCCTAAAGCAGAATATGAACTTGGGTTTCGCCGAACCTTATCGGAACCTCAAGACACTCCGCACCGAAAGCGACTTCTATCCCTCTGCAAACGGAGACGTCGGGTCGCTCAAGCTAGCTTCTCCCGAGCTCGAGAGACTCATCATCCAAAACGGTAACGGTGTCATCACCACACCATCCCCTGGCCAATACCTGTATAGTCGGGGAATCACTGAGGAACAAGAGGGCTTCGCGGACGGTTTCGTGAAAGCCTTGGACGAACTTCACAAAATGAACCAAATGGCTCCGCCTAACGTGTCCATCGGGGCTGGAGGTGTGTCATCTTGCTCCGTTCCATCTTCTGTCTTCGGGAGTTCGTTGCCGCCGGAGACCCCTGTCTACACCACACTCAATAGTTGTACTCCGAACACTAGCCTCACTCCTGCCAACTACCCGACCGCTACCATCAGCTATCTGCCTCATCACCAGCAGTATCCGCATCACCAGGCGACGACGCATCCCTCTCACCACTTTCAGCACTCTCTGTCAGGCTCTGCTCTTCATCCTCAGCGACTTCTTGCGCTCAAAGAGGAGCCGCAGACGGTGCCGGACCTGCAGAGTAGCGATGGTTCTCCGCCAATGTCGCCGATCGACATGGAGACTCAGGAACGGATCAAGGCGGAACGCAAACGGCTTCGAAATCGCCTCGCGGCGACAAAGTGCAGACGACGAAAATTGGAGCGCATCTCTCGCCTTGAGGACAAAGTGAAAGTCCTTAAGTCAGACAATGCCGGGCTGTCCaacactgcctctctccttAGGGAGCAGGTAGcccaactgaaacagaaagtaATGACACACGTTAGCAGCGGTTGTCAGCTTATGATCACACCAAAGATCAAGTCCTACTAA
- the prdx2 gene encoding peroxiredoxin-2, translating into MSAGNAKIGQPAPQFKATAVVDGQFKDIQLSDYRGKYVVFFFYPLDFTFVCPTEIIAFSERADEFRKIGCEVLAASTDSHFSHLAWINTPRKQGGLGSMNIPLVADLTQSIARDYGVLKEDEGIAYRGLFIIDDKGILRQITINDLPVGRSVDETVRLVQAFQFTDKHGEVCPAGWKPGSDTIVPDVQKSKEFFSKQ; encoded by the exons ATGTCTGCTGGAAATGCCAAGATTGGACAGCCTGCACCCCAGTTCAAAGCCACAGCTGTGGTAGATGGCCAGTTTAAAGACATTCAGCTCTCTGATTACAGGG ggAAGTATGTGGTGTTCTTTTTCTATCCACTGGATTTCACCTTCGTGTGCCCTACTGAAATCATTGCCTTCAGCGAACGTGCTGATGAATTCCGCAAGATTGGCTGCGAGGTCCTCGCTGCCTCCACGGACTCCCACTTCAGTCACCTGGCCtg GATAAACACACCCAGGAAGCAGGGTGGCCTGGGTTCTATGAACATCCCATTGGTTGCTGATCTGACCCAGTCTATTGCCCGGGACTATGGGGTGCTGAAGGAGGATGAAGGCATTGCCTACAG GGGTCTGTTTATCATCGACGATAAGGGCATTCTGAGACAGATCACCATTAACGACCTGCCCGTGGGCCGCTCCGTGGACGAGACCGTGAGACTGGTGCAGGCCTTCCAGTTCACAGACAAGCATGGAGAAG tgtgCCCTGCTGGATGGAAGCCTGGGAGTGACACCATTGTCCCTGACGTCCAGAAAAGCAAGGAGTTCTTTTCCAAGCAGTAG
- the rnaseh2a gene encoding ribonuclease H2 subunit A, translating into MDLGEFETDNSVSCRLSSPIPDLCKNEDCCLGIDEAGRGPVLGPMVYGICFCPVSKKEDLKALKVADSKTLTETERENLFMKLDEAKSYVGWALQILSPNTISNSMLQRSKYNLNALSHDAAIGLVRYAIDSGVQLKEVFVDTVGPAEKYQEKLSQQFPGVEVTVRPKADSLFPVVSAASICAKVARDHAVKGWKFAEDLGDVDTDYGSGYPSDPKTKSWLLKYLDPVFGYPQFVRFSWSTAQTLLDTKAVTVHWDDDEEDGEKAAARQNNTSVLSYFSRKPSHGAHPREPHRFFSERKLQSVDTL; encoded by the exons ATGGATCTTGGCGAGTTTGAAACGGACAACTCGGTCAGTTGCCGATTATCATCGCCTATTCCCGATCTCTGCAAGAATGAGGACTGCTGCTTGGGTATAGATGAAGCAGGCAGAGGGCCTGTTCTAG GACCTATGGTTTATGGCATATGTTTCTGCCCGGTTTCTAAGAAAGAAGACCTGAAGGCGTTGAAAGTAGCAG ACTCAAAGACCTTAAcggaaacagagagggagaaccTCTTTATGAAACTGGACGAAGCCAAGAGCTATGTCGGCTGGGCTCTGCAGATCCTCTCCCCCAATACTATTTCCAACAGTATGCTAcagag GTCGAAGTACAATCTGAACGCCTTGTCACACGACGCAGCCATTGGGCTGGTGCGATATGCCATTGACAGTGGAGTGCAGCTCAAAGAG GTGTTTGTTGACACAGTAGGGCCGGCGGAGAAGTACCAGGAGAAGTTGTCTCAGCAGTTCCCTGGGGTAGAGGTGACAGTGAGACCCAAAGCTGACTCTCTCTTCCCCGTGGTCAGCGCTGCTAGTATCTGTGCAaag GTTGCGAGAGACCATGCAGTGAAAGGGTGGAAGTTTGCAGAAGACCTGGGAGACGTGGACACTGACTATGGCTCAGGTTACCCCAGCG atCCTAAGACAAAGAGCTGGCTTCTGAAGTACCTAGATCCAGTCTTTGGCTATCCTCAGTTTGTGAGGTTCAGCTGGAGCACTGCCCAGACGTTACTGGACACCAAAGCTGTTACAGTCCACTG gGACGACGatgaggaggatggagagaagGCGGCTGCTCGTCAGAATAACACGTCCGTGCTGTCCTACTTCAGCCGCAAACCCTCACATGGCGCTCACCCCAGAGAACCTCACCGCTTCTTCAGTGAACGCAAACTACAGAGCGTAGACACACTCtga